The Streptomyces camelliae genome window below encodes:
- a CDS encoding RNA-guided endonuclease InsQ/TnpB family protein, translating to MTQVSAAVEAGHARYTYRLRVSSTARTALAAEWDRCRWVWNECVAKSRAVHLHNKAAEGQQTCGPAQLDKMLTEARARTPWLREGSSVPQQQIVRDFGRSRAKAHKDIRQRFPMARRAGMPKHKKKREAPASLNYTRRGFRLKHGRLHLAGGIVLTVVWSRELPAKPSSVRVYQDSLGHWYASFVVPAQVQPLPQTGRVLGVDWGVKETATTTSDAHDLPHAEHGKKAQTKLTRYDRMMARRRPKKGQAASKGYREAKQLRAKAYKKIARQREDSGRKWAKKAVRDHDAIAVEDFRPRFLARTTMARKAADAAIGATKAALIEMGRKHGRDIRLVHPAHTTMDCAHCDARAKHRLPLGERTYTCTACGTVSPRDKNSARVMLVRAGLNPAGADGRRPPGALLQEAA from the coding sequence ATGACGCAGGTGAGCGCGGCTGTGGAGGCTGGGCATGCCCGGTACACGTACCGGCTGCGTGTGTCGTCCACCGCGCGCACTGCCCTGGCGGCGGAGTGGGACCGGTGCCGGTGGGTGTGGAACGAATGCGTCGCCAAGTCCAGGGCCGTACACCTGCACAACAAGGCGGCCGAGGGGCAGCAGACGTGCGGCCCGGCGCAGCTCGACAAGATGCTGACTGAGGCCCGCGCCCGTACGCCGTGGCTTCGTGAGGGCTCGTCGGTTCCCCAGCAGCAGATCGTCCGCGACTTCGGCCGCTCCCGCGCCAAGGCGCACAAGGACATTCGGCAGCGGTTCCCCATGGCACGCCGGGCCGGGATGCCGAAGCACAAGAAGAAACGCGAGGCACCGGCGAGCCTCAACTACACCAGGCGGGGATTCCGGCTGAAGCACGGCAGGCTGCACCTGGCGGGCGGCATCGTCCTGACGGTGGTGTGGTCGCGGGAATTACCGGCCAAGCCGTCCTCGGTGCGGGTGTACCAGGACAGCCTCGGGCACTGGTATGCCTCATTCGTCGTCCCCGCCCAGGTCCAGCCCCTGCCTCAGACCGGCCGTGTACTCGGCGTCGACTGGGGCGTGAAGGAGACCGCGACCACCACGTCCGACGCACACGACCTGCCGCACGCCGAGCACGGCAAGAAGGCTCAGACGAAGCTGACCCGGTACGACCGGATGATGGCCCGCCGCAGGCCGAAGAAGGGCCAGGCGGCCTCGAAGGGCTACCGCGAGGCAAAGCAACTGCGGGCGAAGGCGTACAAGAAGATCGCCAGGCAGCGTGAGGACAGCGGCCGCAAATGGGCCAAGAAAGCCGTCCGTGACCACGACGCCATCGCTGTCGAGGACTTCCGTCCGAGGTTCCTCGCCAGGACCACCATGGCCCGTAAGGCCGCCGACGCCGCCATCGGCGCCACCAAGGCCGCTCTGATCGAGATGGGCCGCAAGCACGGGCGGGACATCCGCCTTGTCCACCCCGCGCACACCACGATGGACTGCGCGCACTGCGATGCGAGAGCCAAGCATCGCCTGCCGCTGGGTGAGCGCACCTACACCTGCACCGCGTGCGGAACGGTGTCTCCACGAGACAAGAATTCCGCACGCGTGATGCTCGTCCGGGCTGGTCTCAACCCGGCTGGTGCCGATGGCAGAAGACCTCCTGGAGCGCTGCTCCAGGAGGCGGCCTGA
- a CDS encoding VOC family protein produces MLGTDFRTGSPVWLDLGSPDIEATAAFYGAVFGWTFAPAGPEAGGYGYLQKDGATVAAVGPLTEPGATPAWMTYFKAADALATADAVISAGGTVRAEPVSMGEVWMAQFTDPQGAEFAVLQSGEGLGRTSEDDTLVWVELHVGDPVAAIAFYRELFGWRSAEMQAPGMTYRVLSIADGDQQEGSFGGAAPLRDGQERARWVPYFAVADADATVARARDNGGTVVMPAADVPDVGRIAWLADPAGAVFAVLKPNPRQAAA; encoded by the coding sequence ATGCTCGGCACAGACTTCCGCACCGGCTCACCCGTCTGGCTCGACCTCGGCAGCCCCGACATCGAGGCGACCGCCGCGTTCTACGGCGCCGTCTTCGGCTGGACGTTCGCGCCCGCCGGTCCCGAGGCGGGCGGGTACGGCTACCTCCAGAAGGACGGCGCGACCGTGGCGGCCGTCGGCCCGCTGACCGAACCGGGCGCGACGCCCGCGTGGATGACGTACTTCAAGGCCGCCGACGCCCTGGCCACCGCCGACGCCGTGATCTCGGCCGGCGGAACGGTGCGGGCGGAACCGGTGAGCATGGGCGAGGTGTGGATGGCCCAGTTCACCGACCCGCAGGGCGCCGAGTTCGCCGTGCTGCAGTCCGGTGAGGGCCTCGGACGGACGTCGGAGGACGACACGCTGGTGTGGGTGGAACTGCACGTCGGCGATCCGGTGGCCGCCATCGCCTTCTACCGGGAGCTGTTCGGCTGGCGCTCGGCGGAGATGCAGGCGCCGGGCATGACGTACCGCGTGCTCAGCATCGCCGACGGCGACCAGCAGGAGGGTTCCTTCGGCGGCGCCGCCCCGCTGCGGGACGGTCAGGAGCGGGCGCGCTGGGTGCCGTACTTCGCGGTGGCCGACGCGGACGCGACCGTCGCCAGAGCGCGGGACAACGGCGGCACGGTCGTGATGCCGGCCGCGGACGTCCCGGACGTCGGCCGCATCGCCTGGCTGGCCGACCCGGCCGGCGCGGTCTTCGCGGTCCTGAAGCCGAACCCGCGGCAGGCCGCCGCCTAG
- a CDS encoding SCO2400 family protein, with protein sequence MDYCSSCRRHLNGALVCPGCGAYAPDIAPPNTDGRTGTTPMTTVAALQIPAAAEPYPGPDTWYDDAPLTDTADTADTASAADVTDAPRAPQGRAARRRQLARWKKSQRRAVVATAVALVGGGLTLASMDRGSGDRAQAAAAPDNRSMGVGEKPASPTPPSGTPTAADPHRQTTGTPRTPTARTAPVGYVVSPAGAPQQRSQASAPRHAAAVSGTGTVSTAPRSTPITDPTSTPVPTTGTTGTSTGTSTGTGTTASPTPGTGSGTSTGTSGSSGSGQTGSSSSSSSSSSSSSDKLCLVVICLG encoded by the coding sequence ATGGACTACTGCTCCTCGTGCCGCCGACACCTCAACGGCGCCCTGGTCTGTCCCGGGTGCGGCGCCTACGCCCCGGACATCGCCCCGCCGAACACCGACGGCCGCACCGGTACGACACCGATGACGACGGTGGCCGCCCTGCAGATACCGGCCGCCGCCGAGCCGTACCCCGGCCCGGACACCTGGTACGACGACGCGCCCCTGACCGACACGGCGGACACCGCCGACACCGCGTCGGCCGCCGATGTCACCGACGCACCGCGCGCACCGCAGGGACGGGCGGCCCGGCGGCGCCAGCTGGCCCGCTGGAAGAAGAGCCAGCGCCGGGCCGTGGTGGCGACCGCCGTCGCACTCGTCGGCGGCGGGCTGACCCTCGCCTCGATGGACCGCGGCTCCGGCGACCGCGCCCAGGCGGCCGCCGCGCCGGACAACCGCAGCATGGGCGTCGGCGAGAAGCCCGCCTCTCCCACCCCGCCGTCGGGCACACCCACCGCGGCCGACCCGCACCGGCAGACCACCGGCACCCCCCGTACGCCCACGGCACGGACGGCACCGGTCGGCTACGTCGTCTCCCCCGCCGGCGCCCCGCAGCAGCGCTCCCAGGCCTCCGCGCCCCGTCACGCCGCTGCGGTGAGCGGGACGGGCACCGTTTCCACGGCCCCCCGCTCCACGCCGATCACGGACCCGACGTCGACCCCCGTACCGACGACCGGCACCACGGGCACGAGTACGGGCACGAGCACGGGGACGGGCACGACGGCGTCCCCGACGCCCGGCACCGGCTCCGGCACGAGCACCGGCACCAGCGGCTCCTCCGGTTCCGGCCAGACAGGGTCGTCGAGCTCGTCGTCCTCCTCGTCCTCCTCCTCGTCCGACAAGCTCTGCCTCGTCGTGATCTGCCTGGGCTGA
- a CDS encoding S53 family peptidase, with translation MHSHRRRNPIRRGAPALLSAAALITGGLAVVSQSAAFATTTTTTTTSTASTASVATVHTHRLCSEPSKPGYMACEAVERTDLKTQKSLGHHDTPKGFGPADLQAAYHLPKDAGKGATVAIVDANDDPNAEKDLAAYRSQYGLPECSTSNGCFKKTDQDGGTNYPAPDSGWAGEISLDVDMVSAACPQCKILLVEAKSASMDDLGAAVNQAVKQGAKYVSNSYGGNEDATDTKADDQYFKHPGVAITVSSGDSGYGVEYPAASPYVTAVGGTSLKKDSSTRGWSESVWGTSAGGDGAGSGCSQYEAKPSWQKDTGCGKRAVADVASVADPATGLAVYDTYQASGWNVYGGTSASAPFIAGVYALAGTPGTGDVPASYPYAHPDQLNDVTSGANGSCGGYLCQAGKGYDGPTGLGTPNGTAAFTK, from the coding sequence TTGCATTCCCATCGCCGAAGGAACCCGATACGCCGCGGCGCGCCCGCCCTGCTGTCCGCAGCGGCCCTGATCACCGGCGGCCTGGCCGTCGTCTCGCAGTCGGCAGCCTTCGCGACCACAACCACCACGACCACCACATCCACGGCCTCCACGGCGTCCGTCGCCACGGTGCACACCCACCGGCTCTGTTCCGAGCCGAGCAAGCCCGGATACATGGCGTGCGAGGCGGTCGAGCGCACCGACCTCAAGACGCAGAAGTCCCTCGGCCACCACGACACCCCCAAGGGCTTCGGGCCGGCCGACCTCCAGGCCGCCTACCACCTGCCCAAGGACGCCGGCAAGGGCGCCACGGTCGCGATCGTCGACGCCAACGACGACCCGAACGCCGAGAAGGACCTGGCGGCCTACCGCTCCCAGTACGGCCTGCCGGAGTGCAGCACGAGCAACGGCTGCTTCAAGAAGACCGACCAGGACGGCGGCACCAACTACCCGGCCCCCGACTCGGGTTGGGCCGGCGAGATCTCCCTCGACGTCGACATGGTCAGCGCGGCCTGCCCGCAGTGCAAGATCCTGCTCGTCGAGGCCAAGTCGGCCAGCATGGACGACCTCGGCGCGGCCGTGAACCAGGCCGTCAAGCAGGGCGCCAAGTACGTCTCCAACAGTTACGGCGGCAACGAGGACGCCACCGACACCAAGGCCGACGACCAGTACTTCAAGCACCCCGGCGTCGCCATCACCGTCAGCTCCGGCGACAGCGGCTACGGCGTCGAGTACCCGGCCGCCTCCCCGTACGTGACGGCCGTCGGCGGCACCTCGCTCAAGAAGGACAGCAGCACCCGCGGCTGGTCCGAGTCCGTCTGGGGCACGTCCGCCGGCGGTGACGGCGCGGGCTCGGGCTGCTCGCAGTACGAGGCCAAGCCGTCCTGGCAGAAGGACACCGGCTGCGGCAAGCGCGCCGTCGCCGACGTCGCCTCCGTCGCCGACCCGGCCACCGGTCTCGCCGTCTACGACACCTACCAGGCGAGCGGCTGGAACGTGTACGGCGGCACCAGCGCCTCCGCGCCGTTCATCGCCGGTGTCTACGCCCTCGCGGGCACCCCGGGCACCGGCGACGTCCCGGCGTCGTACCCCTACGCCCACCCGGACCAGCTGAACGACGTCACGAGCGGCGCCAACGGCTCCTGCGGCGGCTACCTGTGCCAGGCGGGCAAGGGCTACGACGGCCCGACCGGTCTCGGCACCCCGAACGGGACCGCCGCCTTCACCAAGTGA
- a CDS encoding LysR family transcriptional regulator yields MELTEIEAFLALAEELHFGRTAERLRLSQSRVSQLIRSLERRVGAPLFTRTSRRVALTPLGEHTRRTVGAAYTGLKKSYEETCALAQGMVGTLCVGFLGCLNGPPLTDLVLAFGRLHPACEITVAEVSWANPYGPLRSGEIDVLFTLLPLDEPDLRVGPVLVAHGRVLAVAREHALAGRDTVDIEDLADSVLLDGPAELPEALRHGFCPPFTPLGRPLRRGKGGRTYQEALHRVAAGEMVWTTHEGLFHTYAHPGVVHRPLTGLPPANGALVWRADTETAKIRAFTGLGARPVSGSAG; encoded by the coding sequence ATGGAGCTGACGGAGATCGAAGCGTTCCTCGCCCTGGCGGAGGAACTGCACTTCGGCCGCACCGCCGAGCGGCTGCGGCTGTCCCAGTCCCGGGTCAGCCAGCTGATCCGCTCGCTGGAACGCCGGGTGGGCGCACCGCTGTTCACCCGGACCAGCCGCCGGGTCGCGCTGACCCCGCTCGGCGAACACACCCGGCGCACGGTCGGCGCCGCCTACACGGGCCTGAAGAAGAGTTACGAGGAGACGTGCGCCCTCGCGCAGGGCATGGTCGGCACCCTGTGCGTCGGCTTCCTCGGCTGTCTCAACGGGCCGCCGCTGACCGACCTGGTCCTCGCCTTCGGCCGCCTGCACCCGGCCTGCGAGATCACGGTGGCCGAGGTGTCCTGGGCCAACCCCTACGGGCCGCTGCGCAGCGGTGAGATCGACGTGCTGTTCACCCTGCTGCCGCTGGACGAGCCGGATCTGCGAGTGGGCCCGGTGCTGGTCGCGCACGGGCGGGTGCTGGCCGTCGCCCGAGAGCACGCGCTGGCCGGGCGGGACACGGTCGACATCGAGGATCTCGCCGACTCGGTGCTGCTCGACGGTCCCGCCGAACTCCCGGAAGCCCTCAGGCACGGCTTCTGCCCGCCGTTCACCCCGCTCGGCCGCCCGTTGCGCCGCGGGAAGGGCGGCCGTACCTACCAGGAGGCGCTGCACCGGGTGGCCGCGGGCGAGATGGTGTGGACGACCCACGAGGGCCTCTTCCACACCTACGCCCACCCCGGCGTCGTGCACCGCCCCCTGACCGGTCTGCCCCCGGCGAACGGCGCACTCGTCTGGCGCGCGGACACCGAGACCGCGAAGATCCGCGCGTTCACCGGGCTGGGGGCGCGGCCGGTCTCCGGGAGCGCCGGGTGA
- a CDS encoding RNA polymerase sigma factor, with the protein MGQARQPRRVQPYDGELGAAVARAQDGDEAAFAVAFRLVQPGLLGYLRGIVGDDAEDVASDAWLDISRDLGRFKGDGAGFRGWTATIARHRALDHLRRQRTRPRAGGTEQDVLDLPAQHSTHEQALESLSTERALELVRGLPKDQAEAVLLRVVVGLDGPAAARVLGKRPGAVRTAAHRGLKRLARQLGFGGETEPGVTDRAARTLGEST; encoded by the coding sequence TTGGGCCAGGCACGGCAACCCCGGCGCGTACAGCCGTACGACGGGGAACTGGGCGCAGCCGTCGCACGGGCCCAGGACGGCGACGAGGCCGCTTTCGCGGTCGCCTTCCGGCTCGTCCAGCCGGGCCTGCTCGGCTACCTGCGTGGCATCGTCGGCGACGACGCGGAGGACGTGGCGTCCGACGCCTGGCTGGACATATCCCGCGACCTCGGGCGGTTCAAGGGCGACGGCGCGGGCTTCCGCGGCTGGACCGCGACCATCGCCCGGCACCGGGCGCTGGACCATCTGCGCCGCCAGCGCACCCGGCCCCGGGCGGGCGGCACCGAGCAGGACGTGCTGGACCTGCCCGCGCAGCACAGCACCCACGAGCAGGCCCTGGAGTCCCTCTCCACCGAGCGGGCACTGGAACTGGTCCGCGGGCTGCCCAAGGACCAGGCCGAGGCGGTACTCCTGCGCGTCGTCGTCGGCCTGGACGGTCCCGCCGCCGCCCGCGTCCTCGGCAAGCGCCCGGGAGCAGTGCGCACGGCGGCCCACCGGGGTCTGAAACGCCTCGCCCGCCAGCTGGGCTTCGGCGGCGAGACGGAGCCGGGTGTGACGGATCGCGCCGCCCGGACGCTGGGGGAGTCGACATGA
- a CDS encoding ABC transporter substrate-binding protein encodes MPRWQKILYALLVAAVAVTGGVFLWSYLHRPDTCADGVDRIGGECVGVNGSGYDFGNGDITAVVRAIAQENKKIEGQPHVTVAMVLPLQSDKAGLRREIRSDLQGAYLGQLQANAGEGEPPKIKLVLANPGQDYRHQATVVDTLVRMAGSPKDQLRAVTGFNLSLDATKDAIAQLTEHGVPVLASRITGDQIANADGLAKPRFPGLARIITTNHDAAQALANFNGAQDRENSKTVVVYDTRQDAYDESLAQAFSGIKETGPPGPEAMRFTSPAIDEAGSTGNQLEQIANNICQSSADTIYFAGRNLHLRLFALKLAKLDCENRHYTIITGADAASLQQNMTAGDWEELRGTGGTAKVTVQYAAPAHPDAWSTELAAWRKNWVAAHHREPTDAELPQYLTEPQAALDNLKRLITSTLHAGTGLGSTPDLEDSRTMLNYDGMVTIGRALHEAQSGDAANVPSLQDVGGEWAQLQSAHRVQGTSGLICLTSGGNPYDKPVAVVELDPGRQRMGTLKFIGLGWPTGREQPKNCVIPSRTS; translated from the coding sequence ATGCCCAGGTGGCAGAAGATCCTTTACGCGTTGCTCGTCGCGGCCGTGGCCGTGACCGGGGGCGTGTTCCTCTGGTCGTACCTCCACCGACCGGACACCTGTGCCGACGGGGTCGACCGGATCGGCGGCGAGTGCGTCGGCGTCAACGGCTCGGGCTACGACTTCGGCAACGGGGACATCACCGCCGTGGTCCGGGCCATCGCCCAGGAGAACAAGAAGATCGAGGGCCAGCCCCATGTGACGGTGGCGATGGTGCTGCCGCTGCAGTCGGACAAGGCCGGCCTGCGGCGGGAGATCCGCAGCGATCTGCAGGGGGCGTATCTGGGGCAGTTGCAGGCCAACGCGGGCGAGGGGGAACCGCCGAAGATCAAGCTGGTGCTGGCCAACCCCGGGCAGGACTACCGGCACCAGGCGACGGTCGTGGACACCTTGGTGCGCATGGCCGGCTCGCCGAAGGACCAGCTGCGCGCCGTCACCGGCTTCAACCTCAGCCTCGACGCCACGAAGGACGCCATCGCGCAGCTGACGGAACACGGCGTTCCCGTGCTCGCCTCCCGGATCACCGGAGACCAGATCGCGAACGCGGACGGGCTGGCGAAGCCGCGGTTCCCCGGCCTGGCCCGGATCATCACGACCAACCACGACGCGGCCCAGGCGCTGGCCAACTTCAACGGTGCGCAGGACCGGGAGAACAGCAAGACGGTGGTGGTCTACGACACGCGCCAGGACGCCTACGACGAGTCGCTGGCGCAGGCGTTCAGCGGGATCAAGGAGACGGGTCCGCCCGGTCCCGAAGCGATGCGCTTCACCTCCCCGGCGATCGACGAGGCGGGTTCGACCGGCAACCAGCTCGAACAGATAGCCAACAACATCTGCCAGAGCTCGGCCGACACCATCTACTTCGCGGGGCGCAATCTGCACCTGCGGCTCTTCGCGCTCAAGCTCGCCAAGCTGGACTGCGAGAACCGGCACTACACCATCATCACCGGCGCCGACGCCGCCTCGTTGCAGCAGAACATGACGGCGGGCGACTGGGAGGAGCTGCGCGGCACGGGCGGCACGGCGAAGGTGACGGTGCAGTACGCCGCCCCCGCGCACCCGGACGCCTGGAGCACCGAACTGGCCGCCTGGCGCAAGAACTGGGTCGCGGCCCACCACCGCGAGCCCACCGACGCCGAGCTCCCCCAGTACCTCACCGAGCCCCAGGCGGCTCTGGACAACCTGAAGCGGCTGATCACCAGCACACTCCACGCGGGGACGGGCCTCGGCTCCACACCGGACCTGGAGGACTCCCGCACCATGCTCAACTACGACGGCATGGTCACCATCGGCCGGGCACTGCACGAGGCGCAGAGCGGCGACGCCGCGAATGTGCCGAGCCTGCAGGACGTCGGCGGCGAGTGGGCCCAGCTCCAGTCCGCCCACCGCGTGCAGGGCACCAGCGGCCTGATCTGCCTGACCAGCGGTGGAAACCCGTACGACAAACCGGTCGCGGTGGTCGAACTGGATCCGGGCCGGCAGAGGATGGGCACCCTGAAGTTCATCGGCCTCGGCTGGCCCACGGGCCGGGAACAGCCGAAGAACTGCGTGATCCCGAGCCGCACTTCGTGA
- a CDS encoding TrmB family transcriptional regulator, with protein sequence MELEDRTISDLMSLGLARYEARVYLALIRRGSYTAAEAAREADVPRQRVYDVLDALVRRQLATAHPGRVTTYSAVTPELALARLMAVQRESVDRLERVSQTLAGALQPLWTQGQDHTDPLDYIEILRDPKRIAERFADIQRQARHELLTFCKPPFVAPAENTEGIAVVRRLHRAGGTVRAIYLDDALDDPGQLEHVRRFAAAGEEARFAPELPLKLVIADASLVLCDMPDPVAGAGSTTTLFIEHPALASCLRLAFHTVWTEAVPGPEAEPGR encoded by the coding sequence ATGGAGCTTGAAGACAGAACCATCAGCGACCTGATGTCGCTGGGCCTGGCCCGGTACGAGGCACGGGTCTACCTGGCGCTCATCAGGCGTGGTTCTTACACGGCAGCCGAGGCGGCCCGGGAGGCCGACGTGCCGCGCCAGCGCGTGTACGACGTGCTGGACGCCCTCGTCCGGCGGCAGCTGGCCACCGCCCACCCCGGGCGGGTGACCACGTACTCCGCCGTGACGCCCGAGCTGGCCCTCGCCCGGCTGATGGCCGTGCAGCGGGAGTCCGTCGACCGGCTGGAGCGGGTCTCGCAGACATTGGCCGGTGCCCTGCAGCCCCTGTGGACCCAGGGGCAGGACCATACCGACCCCCTGGACTACATCGAGATCCTGCGCGACCCGAAGCGGATCGCCGAGCGCTTCGCCGACATCCAGCGCCAGGCCCGCCACGAACTTCTCACCTTCTGCAAACCGCCGTTCGTCGCGCCCGCCGAGAACACCGAAGGCATCGCGGTGGTCCGCCGGCTTCACCGGGCGGGCGGCACCGTCCGCGCGATCTACCTCGACGACGCCCTGGACGACCCCGGGCAGCTGGAGCACGTACGGCGCTTCGCCGCCGCGGGGGAGGAGGCCCGCTTCGCTCCCGAGCTGCCGCTGAAGCTCGTCATCGCCGACGCCTCCCTCGTCCTGTGCGACATGCCCGACCCGGTGGCCGGCGCCGGCTCCACCACCACCCTCTTCATCGAACACCCGGCCCTCGCGAGCTGTCTGCGGCTGGCCTTCCACACGGTGTGGACGGAGGCGGTGCCCGGACCGGAGGCCGAGCCGGGCCGGTGA
- a CDS encoding SDR family oxidoreductase yields the protein MTSALIKQLSAAIVSLKPYTTWGRAMIVVTGATGTVGSEVVSGLRARGERVRALVRDGSAVPAHWDAGVETVAADFTDPASLDRALAGADAVYVLVAVHPEMDAHERNVIDAAARTGRRPHLVLHAAAGVGEHAEGVRFLAAHTAGLGCLGASGLPWTVLAPNGFYQNFLGMAPTLHTGRLALPGGTGAVSYVDTRDVAEAAVAVLTGDGHENAVYTLTGPAALTHTEIAGVLGETVGHPVTYEALDPEAALAGMLAAGWDPWRAEGMVELYGLYASGGASAVTDDVEKLTGHPARSFAYFVTEHAAALRAGAAS from the coding sequence ATGACTTCCGCCTTGATCAAGCAACTCTCCGCTGCGATCGTCTCGTTGAAGCCTTACACGACATGGGGGAGAGCGATGATCGTCGTCACCGGAGCGACCGGGACCGTCGGTTCCGAGGTGGTCAGCGGCCTGCGGGCGCGGGGCGAGCGGGTGCGGGCGCTGGTGCGGGACGGCTCGGCCGTACCGGCACACTGGGATGCCGGAGTGGAGACCGTGGCCGCCGACTTCACGGACCCGGCATCGCTGGACCGGGCGCTGGCCGGCGCCGACGCCGTGTACGTACTGGTGGCGGTGCATCCGGAGATGGACGCACACGAGCGGAACGTGATCGACGCCGCCGCACGCACCGGCCGTCGCCCGCACCTCGTGCTGCACGCCGCCGCCGGGGTCGGCGAGCACGCCGAGGGCGTACGGTTCCTCGCCGCGCACACCGCCGGGCTCGGTTGTCTCGGCGCGTCCGGGCTGCCCTGGACCGTGCTGGCGCCGAACGGCTTCTACCAGAACTTCCTCGGCATGGCGCCCACGCTGCACACCGGCCGGCTGGCGCTGCCGGGCGGCACGGGCGCGGTGTCGTACGTCGACACGCGGGACGTCGCCGAGGCCGCGGTCGCGGTGCTGACCGGCGACGGGCACGAGAACGCCGTCTACACCCTGACCGGTCCGGCCGCCCTGACGCACACCGAGATCGCCGGGGTGCTCGGCGAGACGGTCGGGCACCCGGTGACGTACGAGGCGCTGGACCCCGAGGCCGCGCTCGCCGGAATGCTCGCCGCCGGGTGGGATCCCTGGCGGGCGGAAGGCATGGTCGAGCTGTACGGCCTCTACGCGTCCGGCGGCGCGTCGGCCGTCACGGACGATGTGGAGAAGCTGACCGGACACCCGGCCCGTTCCTTCGCCTACTTCGTCACCGAGCACGCGGCCGCCCTGCGTGCGGGGGCGGCCAGCTGA
- a CDS encoding UbiX family flavin prenyltransferase: MVGISGATGIAYGVRVLELARTAGVETHLVVTPAGQRTRAYETDLSARDLAALADVSHRPADIGAAIASGSFPADGMIVAPCSVHTLSAIAYAGGDNLLTRAADVTLKERRRLVLMVRETPLTLTHLRAMTAVTEAGGIVMPPVPAFYLRPGTVEDIVDHTAGRALDLLGIDVPELPRWDGTRRRRDDEEPRETSAQSA; the protein is encoded by the coding sequence GTGGTCGGGATCAGCGGCGCGACCGGCATCGCCTACGGCGTCCGCGTCCTGGAGCTGGCCCGCACGGCCGGGGTCGAGACACACCTGGTCGTGACCCCCGCGGGCCAGCGGACCAGGGCCTACGAGACGGATCTGAGCGCGCGTGACCTGGCCGCCCTCGCGGACGTCAGCCACCGGCCCGCCGACATCGGGGCCGCGATCGCGTCGGGCTCGTTCCCGGCGGACGGGATGATCGTGGCGCCCTGCTCCGTGCACACCCTGTCCGCGATCGCGTACGCGGGCGGCGACAACCTGCTCACCCGCGCCGCGGACGTCACCCTGAAGGAACGCCGGCGCCTGGTCCTGATGGTCCGCGAGACACCGCTGACCCTCACCCATCTGCGTGCCATGACGGCGGTGACCGAGGCGGGCGGGATCGTCATGCCTCCGGTGCCCGCGTTCTACCTGCGCCCCGGCACGGTCGAGGACATCGTCGACCACACCGCCGGCCGCGCCCTTGACCTGCTCGGCATCGACGTGCCCGAGCTCCCCCGCTGGGACGGAACCCGGCGCCGTAGAGACGACGAGGAACCCCGTGAAACATCTGCGCAGTCTGCGTGA